TGCCAAAACTTTCCGACTACGGCGCAGCGACCTCAGATCGGTGAATTGATCAGCGAGTCGGCGGCCATCTCCAGATATCCGAGCAACTGCCGTCGGTGTTCGTCGTCGAGCACCTCGGGCTCGATCTCCGCGACGCCGATCCGCATACAGCGCAACCAGGCGTCCCGCTCGATCGGGCCGATGCGGAACGGGTTGTGCCGCATACGCAGTCGCGGGTGGCCACGCTCGTCGGAATAGGTGCGCGGACCACCCCAGTACTGCTCGAGGAACATCCGCAGCCGCCGCTCGGCGGGGCCCAGATCCTCCTCCGGATACAGCGGGCGCAGTACCTCGTCCGCGGCCACCTCGCGGTAGAACGCCGCCACGATGCGCCGGAACGTGTCCGCTCCGCCGATCGCCGCGTAGAAGGATGTCGCCGTCTGCTCGCCGGAAGTCATCGACCCTCTCGTTCCCGTTGCCGTCGTCCGCCGGAGTCCATTGTGCCCGCGCGGCCGGACCTACCCCCAGCGGAGGCAATACACCATCGGATGGCGTGCCGCGAATCGATGTACCGTCGGACAATGGCAGACAAGTTGCCGGTCGAGCAGAACTCGCCCTGGTCGAGCCACTCCCCCGACCCGCGGCGCGCTCGGGCGCACGCGTCGCACCGATCCACGTTGCAGACGACGGCTCGCTGGCGCACCATCTCCCGGCAGCTCGCGCCCCGACCGGCCGAGGACCCGGAGGGGACACCCGAGCCGGCGCGGAGTCGCCCCGAATCGCTCCCGGAAACGGCCGAACTCCTCGCCGTCCCGGCGACCGAGACAGCCCCGGACGAACCGGCGGCCCCGGATCCCGAGCGGGTTACGGCCAGGTGGACGGATGTCGTCGAGATCGCGCTGACCCATCGGCCGGGCAGAGGGGAAATCGTGGCCGCCGCGCTGGCGGTCGCGGTGCTGCTGGTGGTGAGTTGTGTGCTGCTGGCGCGTCCGCATCCGCACGCCGCCGCCGCGCAGACCTCGGCGGTAC
This DNA window, taken from Nocardia sp. BMG111209, encodes the following:
- a CDS encoding globin, producing the protein MTSGEQTATSFYAAIGGADTFRRIVAAFYREVAADEVLRPLYPEEDLGPAERRLRMFLEQYWGGPRTYSDERGHPRLRMRHNPFRIGPIERDAWLRCMRIGVAEIEPEVLDDEHRRQLLGYLEMAADSLINSPI